The proteins below are encoded in one region of bacterium:
- a CDS encoding prephenate dehydrogenase/arogenate dehydrogenase family protein — MKKVAIIGLGLMGGSLGLALKRRGLANVSASARREDTRRLALSMGAADEVFETPQAALRGADVAVFCTPVCSIPALAKECLTAFEPGCVVTDVGSTKAGLAGEMSGLFRGTGLVFVGSHPMAGSEKTGIEVANADLYEGAVTALTPLANVAEVAIATIEQLWKGVGSGVVRLAPEAHDELVARSSHLPHLIAALLVATAGRDQPADLPKFCGPGFRSTTRVASGSPDMWHDIVKTNRGAILAELHAYETQLGDLIAAMEKQDYAAVKSFLEHAQTLRRKLAG; from the coding sequence ATGAAAAAGGTAGCCATTATCGGATTGGGGTTGATGGGAGGCTCGCTGGGGCTGGCTTTGAAGCGACGGGGTCTGGCGAACGTCAGCGCTTCGGCACGCCGTGAGGATACCCGCCGCCTGGCCTTGTCCATGGGCGCGGCGGACGAGGTTTTCGAAACCCCGCAGGCGGCGTTGCGGGGGGCCGATGTGGCTGTATTCTGCACGCCGGTGTGCAGTATTCCTGCGCTGGCCAAAGAGTGTTTGACGGCCTTTGAGCCCGGTTGCGTGGTAACGGATGTCGGCAGCACCAAAGCCGGTCTGGCGGGGGAGATGTCCGGCCTTTTCCGTGGAACCGGCCTGGTGTTTGTGGGGAGTCACCCGATGGCCGGTTCTGAGAAAACGGGCATTGAGGTGGCCAATGCCGATCTCTATGAGGGTGCCGTGACCGCGTTGACGCCGCTGGCGAATGTTGCGGAGGTGGCGATTGCCACTATCGAGCAACTCTGGAAAGGGGTGGGGTCCGGGGTGGTCCGGTTGGCCCCTGAGGCCCATGATGAACTGGTCGCCCGCAGCAGCCATTTGCCGCATCTCATTGCCGCCCTGCTGGTGGCAACGGCGGGTCGTGACCAGCCTGCCGACTTACCGAAATTTTGTGGCCCGGGATTCCGCTCAACCACCCGGGTGGCCTCCGGTTCCCCGGACATGTGGCATGATATCGTGAAAACCAACCGAGGCGCCATTCTTGCTGAATTACACGCCTATGAAACTCAGCTGGGCGACCTGATTGCGGCCATGGAAAAGCAGGACTACGCAGCGGTTAAATCCTTCCTCGAGCACGCCCAGACCCTGCGCCGGAAATTGGCAGGGTGA